Part of the Acidobacteriota bacterium genome, TGTGGGATCAACTCTGCGAGAACGAGACTCAGGCGTCTTCTAGCTGGAGCTCGGGCTCGTAGGAGCTGTAGCAGGTGTTACAGGTGCCACCGGCCACGGCGTCGAGGTCTTCCGGATCGAGCTGCAGATCCTGCAGGGTTCCGTCCATCGCTTCCTTGCTCTTCTCAGCCATTGCGTCCTCCAATCGGGATACGGGTTTCTATGAGTCCATACATTTGTATGGTGTATTAATTTATTATAATAAACTTGTTAGTAAATGTCAACAATTTCTTATGCTCATATAGAGAGTATGGGATCAAATGTTTACAATTGGGGAAATTCTCTCGCTAGAGAGTCGAGTTCACGGTCAGGAGAGCGGCTTTGCCCCCGGCAATGGACGTCAGCCATGAGAACCAGCGAGAGGACCGTGATGAGACGCCCACCGTGAAGAGCTTCGTCAATCGCTCTGGAGCGATTGGCAGATTGGGGGTCATAGGGACTTCAGAAGTGCCACCTCGCCTCCGAGAAAACCGGGGCGGTTCAGGGTGTTCACCAGTCGCACCGAGGACGCGGCCGACCTGCTCGGCATCCGCTTTGTTGACCACCTCATCGTGGGAGAAGAGCGGACGGCTCCGTCGAGACGTGAGGCCGTACAGCCGCCACATGACTGGAGTGACCCTGGAGCACTCCCTGCGCTGCTTGCTGCCGAGTATCTCGGCCTCGCACCTGCGACCCTAGAGACAATGCGCTCTCGTGGCGGCGGGCCTCCCTTCGTCAAGCTCGGGAGGCGTGTCGTGTACCACCGGGAGGATCTCGATGCGTGGATGGATGAGCGAACTAGGGCCGATACCAGTGAATGACCGGCGGGGTAGCGGAGCCTATTGAATCGTGGAAAAGCGCAAAGAGTTTGTCGACGCCATGGTGACGCAGCTGCGAGGTGCCGGCGAGTCCTTGATGTCGACTAGGATCACAAAATATTGAAAAGAAAAGAGATAATTTGGAGCCACCGAGCGGAT contains:
- a CDS encoding helix-turn-helix domain-containing protein, translated to MGEERTAPSRREAVQPPHDWSDPGALPALLAAEYLGLAPATLETMRSRGGGPPFVKLGRRVVYHREDLDAWMDERTRADTSE